One Brachybacterium kimchii genomic window carries:
- a CDS encoding ABC transporter substrate-binding protein codes for MTRTTPRSPGRALTRRSLLGGTAALGAAAATGSLAGCGGGAAASGTTRLDYWLWDANQLPGYSRAIDLFMERNPDLDVRITQMGWDDYWTKLTASFVAGAGPDVFTDHLGRYPEFLKLEVIVPLDDFAPIAEIPDDQYQPGLQELWTGQDGKRYGLPKDYDTIALMYDAKTLKEAGLSADDLEGLDWNPQDGGSFEKVLARLAKDTSGKRGDEEGFDPKSVARYALAADPATDYTGQTTWSPFAFSTGWTFTDEKTWGTRFNYDDPDFQATMDWFFGLVDKGLLAPFGLFGDSSPAETQIQGGKAAVALAGSWMIGTYAGLEGVDLGIAPLPSGPIGHPMSMFNGLGDSISSQSEHKEEAARLVAFLGSDDAQEIIGSRAIVFPASDAGTAAAVKAYEGKGLDVSPYTDRVKKGETGLYPLVEHAAQIMSIMQPAFDDLWMRKTKADSFTAYNDKVNALFE; via the coding sequence ATGACACGCACGACACCTCGTTCCCCCGGCCGCGCGCTCACCCGCCGGTCCCTGCTCGGCGGCACCGCCGCGCTCGGCGCCGCGGCCGCGACGGGATCCCTCGCCGGCTGCGGAGGCGGCGCCGCCGCGAGCGGCACGACGCGACTGGACTACTGGCTGTGGGACGCCAACCAGCTGCCCGGCTACTCCCGCGCGATCGACCTCTTCATGGAGCGCAACCCCGACCTCGACGTGCGCATCACCCAGATGGGCTGGGACGACTACTGGACCAAGCTCACCGCGAGCTTCGTCGCCGGTGCCGGGCCCGACGTCTTCACCGACCATCTGGGCCGGTATCCGGAGTTCCTCAAGCTCGAGGTGATCGTGCCGCTGGACGACTTCGCCCCGATCGCCGAGATCCCCGACGACCAGTACCAGCCGGGGCTGCAGGAGCTGTGGACCGGGCAGGACGGCAAGCGGTACGGCCTGCCCAAGGACTACGACACGATCGCGCTGATGTACGACGCGAAGACGCTGAAGGAGGCGGGCCTCTCCGCCGACGACCTCGAGGGCCTGGACTGGAACCCGCAGGACGGCGGGAGCTTCGAGAAGGTCCTCGCGCGCCTGGCGAAGGACACCAGCGGCAAGCGCGGCGACGAGGAGGGCTTCGACCCGAAGAGCGTCGCCCGCTACGCCCTCGCGGCAGATCCGGCCACCGACTACACGGGCCAGACCACCTGGTCGCCCTTCGCCTTCTCCACGGGGTGGACGTTCACCGACGAGAAGACCTGGGGCACCCGCTTCAACTACGACGACCCCGACTTCCAGGCGACCATGGACTGGTTCTTCGGGCTCGTGGACAAGGGTCTGCTGGCGCCCTTCGGCCTGTTCGGCGACTCCAGCCCCGCCGAGACCCAGATCCAGGGCGGCAAGGCGGCCGTCGCCCTCGCCGGCTCGTGGATGATCGGCACCTACGCGGGCCTCGAGGGCGTGGACCTGGGCATCGCTCCCCTGCCGTCGGGCCCGATCGGGCATCCGATGTCGATGTTCAACGGCCTGGGCGACTCGATCTCCTCGCAGTCGGAGCACAAGGAGGAGGCCGCGCGTCTGGTGGCGTTCCTGGGCTCGGACGACGCCCAGGAGATCATCGGCTCGCGGGCCATCGTCTTCCCCGCGTCCGACGCCGGCACCGCCGCTGCTGTGAAGGCCTACGAGGGCAAGGGCCTGGACGTCTCCCCGTACACCGACCGCGTGAAGAAGGGCGAGACGGGGCTCTATCCCCTGGTGGAGCACGCAGCCCAGATCATGTCGATCATGCAGCCGGCCTTCGACGACCTCTGGATGCGCAAGACGAAGGCCGACTCCTTCACCGCCTACAACGACAAGGTCAACGCCCTGTTCGAGTGA
- a CDS encoding DUF4126 domain-containing protein yields the protein MEAVMMTLGSGWVSGLRPYLMVFLLGMSGRFLGIDDIPQVLQRSDVLVITAVLLLVDFAADKIAFLDSFWDVVHTVVRPVAGGAIGYLLGGETDTTHAVVLAIIGLLASLGAHGAKAATRAVVNTSPEPVSNVAVSGTEDVAALVVGALSIALPVVAGVIAVIALLAGGYLIYRALRIWSRVRARRRAREAAAPGLG from the coding sequence ATGGAAGCGGTGATGATGACGCTCGGGTCGGGCTGGGTGAGCGGCCTGCGCCCGTACCTCATGGTGTTCCTGCTCGGGATGAGCGGACGATTCCTGGGCATCGACGACATCCCGCAGGTCCTGCAGCGCTCCGACGTGCTGGTCATCACCGCCGTGCTGCTGCTCGTGGACTTCGCGGCCGACAAGATCGCCTTCCTCGACTCGTTCTGGGACGTCGTCCACACCGTCGTGCGGCCCGTCGCGGGCGGCGCCATCGGCTACCTGCTCGGCGGCGAGACCGACACGACGCACGCGGTCGTGCTCGCGATCATCGGCCTCCTCGCGTCCCTCGGCGCCCACGGCGCGAAGGCTGCGACCCGCGCGGTCGTGAACACCTCGCCCGAGCCCGTCTCGAACGTCGCCGTCTCCGGCACCGAGGACGTGGCCGCGCTCGTGGTCGGAGCGCTCTCGATCGCCCTGCCCGTCGTCGCCGGCGTGATCGCCGTGATCGCGCTGCTCGCGGGCGGGTACCTCATCTACCGCGCGCTGAGGATCTGGTCGCGCGTGCGTGCTCGCCGACGGGCCCGGGAGGCCGCGGCACCGGGCCTCGGCTGA
- a CDS encoding CPBP family intramembrane glutamic endopeptidase, whose translation MMSTQDLWTACLLIPALVLGIIGAVAAHRRRTALGLSLRHGAVTEFLAGCGFSLPFVLVLIGVMDLTGLVDGPEWIGGWASAAGIAVYFLVLFLLEEIAFRALLMTGLGVLIGRSGAWVITAVAVAGAYAFAPHTGVLPVAGAIITNLLTGLARWRTGRIWWGFGQRWLWNTAVVALGFTDSGFALQDGLMRQPLAGPSWLTGGGFGLEGGVVGIAFLVVMMLGVTLFARGRTGPWRISAGSGASDAPAASAPSARA comes from the coding sequence ATGATGTCGACTCAGGATCTCTGGACCGCATGCCTGCTGATCCCCGCGCTCGTCCTCGGCATCATCGGGGCCGTGGCCGCTCATCGGCGACGGACCGCCCTCGGCCTCTCCCTCCGCCACGGCGCCGTGACGGAGTTCCTCGCCGGCTGCGGCTTCTCGCTCCCCTTCGTGCTGGTGCTCATCGGGGTCATGGACCTCACCGGCCTCGTGGACGGCCCCGAGTGGATCGGGGGCTGGGCCTCCGCAGCGGGGATCGCGGTGTACTTCCTGGTGCTGTTCCTGCTCGAGGAGATCGCGTTCCGCGCCCTGCTGATGACGGGGCTCGGCGTGCTGATCGGGCGTTCGGGCGCCTGGGTGATCACGGCGGTGGCGGTAGCGGGCGCCTACGCCTTCGCGCCGCACACGGGCGTGCTGCCGGTGGCGGGCGCGATCATCACGAACCTGCTCACGGGCCTTGCGCGCTGGCGGACGGGCCGCATCTGGTGGGGATTCGGGCAGCGCTGGCTGTGGAACACGGCGGTGGTGGCGCTCGGCTTCACCGACAGCGGCTTCGCCCTCCAGGACGGCCTCATGCGCCAGCCGCTCGCGGGACCGTCGTGGTTGACGGGCGGCGGGTTCGGTCTGGAGGGCGGGGTCGTCGGCATCGCCTTCCTGGTGGTGATGATGCTCGGCGTCACGTTGTTCGCCCGAGGGCGCACGGGCCCCTGGCGGATCTCCGCCGGGAGCGGAGCGTCCGACGCGCCCGCCGCGTCGGCCCCCTCCGCACGCGCGTAG
- a CDS encoding inorganic phosphate transporter: MLSPFFVAAVCLALVMAYVNGLHDASNAVSTTIATRAMSERAALILAAILNLLGSLLGLGMSLTGARWALDLAGLESLTHGDVHGDPLVPPMLVGVALAVICWSVLTWALGIPSSTWQAMLGAAAGAALAMGLPVPWLAALALIVLPLVVAPVVSGVASYALARGIRRLGAEDRISIGTLQFLQTLSAGAVATAHGFSDSRISMALIVLAASYQGIDMADTPAAVSAMIAVSLALALGTLVGGHRIIRTLARRLTNLATVQGFAAEAVAAIVVLVGASGTGTSFSTSQSLTSSVVGSGLALGPRQIRWKLFGGILGIWVATPVACLGLGAMCTLLVHRLT; the protein is encoded by the coding sequence ATGCTCTCGCCCTTCTTCGTCGCGGCGGTGTGCCTAGCCCTGGTCATGGCCTACGTGAACGGTCTGCACGACGCCTCGAACGCGGTCTCCACCACCATCGCCACTCGCGCGATGTCCGAGCGCGCGGCCCTGATCCTCGCCGCGATCCTCAACCTGCTGGGCTCCCTGCTGGGGCTCGGCATGTCGCTGACCGGGGCCCGGTGGGCGCTGGACCTCGCGGGCCTGGAGTCCCTCACCCATGGGGACGTCCACGGCGACCCGCTGGTGCCGCCGATGCTCGTGGGCGTGGCGCTCGCCGTGATCTGCTGGTCGGTTCTCACGTGGGCGCTCGGGATCCCCTCCTCGACCTGGCAGGCGATGCTCGGCGCAGCCGCCGGGGCGGCTCTCGCGATGGGGCTGCCGGTGCCCTGGCTCGCGGCGCTCGCGCTGATCGTGCTGCCGCTGGTGGTCGCGCCGGTGGTCAGCGGCGTCGCCTCCTACGCGCTCGCCCGCGGGATCCGCCGCCTGGGCGCGGAGGACCGCATCAGCATCGGGACCCTGCAGTTCCTGCAGACCCTCTCCGCCGGCGCCGTCGCCACCGCCCACGGCTTCTCCGACTCGCGGATCTCGATGGCGCTGATCGTGCTCGCGGCCTCCTACCAGGGCATCGACATGGCGGACACCCCTGCCGCGGTCTCCGCGATGATCGCCGTCTCGCTCGCCCTCGCGCTCGGGACGCTGGTGGGCGGGCACCGCATCATCCGCACGCTCGCGCGCCGCCTGACGAACCTGGCGACGGTCCAGGGCTTCGCCGCCGAGGCCGTCGCGGCGATCGTGGTGCTCGTGGGCGCGAGCGGCACGGGCACCTCCTTCTCGACCTCGCAGTCGCTGACCTCGAGCGTCGTCGGCTCCGGCCTCGCGCTGGGCCCGCGCCAGATCCGCTGGAAGCTGTTCGGCGGGATCCTGGGCATCTGGGTCGCGACGCCGGTCGCGTGCCTGGGGCTGGGCGCGATGTGCACGCTGCTGGTGCACCGCCTCACCTGA
- a CDS encoding SDR family NAD(P)-dependent oxidoreductase, with product MRTVMGWEHLHAPDLSGRLVVLTGGSDGLCREAALQLARWGADLVLPVRTPAKGEVVRERIARETGREDAVRLVRLDLASMASVREGATAIAEAVGDRGIDVLVHGAGTVLRRREETADGFERALAVNALAPRLLTTMLQPLVRDRIVLVGSHAHKTGRIDLEDMDFARGRWSISASYGRSKLTAMLWALDLAESLRGTGVDLQIAHPGWVLTNIQNATGSAALDTLVTDVTRPIAMPAARGAESVLFAATQPLPHGSYIGPDGPMGNRGRPTLLRRSAAANDLALARRVTEWADRRIAAV from the coding sequence ATGCGAACAGTCATGGGGTGGGAGCATCTGCACGCGCCGGACCTGAGCGGCCGGCTGGTCGTGCTCACGGGCGGCAGCGACGGGCTGTGCCGGGAGGCGGCACTGCAGCTCGCCCGCTGGGGCGCCGACCTGGTCCTGCCGGTGCGGACGCCGGCCAAGGGCGAGGTCGTGCGCGAGCGCATCGCCCGGGAGACCGGCCGAGAGGACGCCGTCCGGCTCGTCCGGCTCGACCTCGCGTCGATGGCATCGGTGCGCGAAGGAGCCACGGCGATCGCCGAGGCCGTCGGCGATCGGGGCATCGACGTGCTCGTGCACGGCGCCGGCACTGTCCTCCGTCGGCGCGAGGAGACGGCCGACGGGTTCGAGCGCGCGCTCGCCGTCAACGCCCTCGCACCCCGACTCCTCACCACGATGCTCCAGCCGCTCGTGCGCGATCGGATCGTGCTCGTCGGCTCCCACGCCCACAAGACGGGACGCATCGACCTCGAGGACATGGACTTCGCGCGCGGCCGCTGGAGCATCTCCGCCTCCTACGGGCGCTCGAAGCTGACGGCGATGCTGTGGGCGCTCGACCTCGCCGAGTCCCTGCGCGGGACCGGGGTCGACCTGCAGATCGCGCATCCCGGGTGGGTGCTCACGAACATCCAGAACGCGACGGGCTCCGCCGCACTGGACACCCTGGTCACCGACGTCACCCGCCCGATCGCGATGCCCGCCGCCCGCGGCGCGGAATCCGTCCTGTTCGCCGCCACCCAGCCCCTCCCGCACGGCTCCTACATCGGCCCCGACGGGCCGATGGGCAACCGCGGACGGCCGACCCTGCTGCGCCGCTCCGCCGCGGCGAACGACCTCGCGCTGGCCCGGCGGGTCACGGAGTGGGCGGACCGCAGGATCGCGGCCGTCTGA
- a CDS encoding DUF6069 family protein, with product MDTPRASRAIATLVLAALAAILVWVVATPIAGLDLHAGGWSISPGAIIPAVLVPGILAWVLRIAFEPSPRGPMIWTIIVLVVLVLSLLGPVVMGASGPILLALLAMHVLAGAVLVVGLRGPRGTVHVSRTPRTQERAEPL from the coding sequence GTGGACACGCCGCGCGCCTCACGGGCGATCGCCACGCTCGTGCTCGCCGCGCTCGCGGCGATCCTGGTGTGGGTGGTCGCGACCCCGATCGCCGGGCTCGACCTGCACGCCGGCGGCTGGTCCATCAGCCCCGGCGCGATCATCCCCGCGGTGCTCGTGCCCGGGATCCTCGCGTGGGTGCTGCGCATCGCCTTCGAGCCCTCGCCCCGCGGGCCGATGATCTGGACGATCATCGTGCTCGTGGTGCTCGTGCTGTCCCTGCTCGGCCCGGTGGTGATGGGCGCTTCCGGGCCCATCCTGCTGGCGCTGCTCGCGATGCACGTGCTCGCGGGCGCCGTCCTCGTCGTCGGCCTGCGCGGCCCGCGCGGGACGGTGCACGTCTCCCGCACCCCACGCACCCAGGAGAGGGCCGAACCCCTCTAG
- a CDS encoding DUF47 domain-containing protein — translation MAFRLFSRRFESSLHDLFNDLAQVLVAGAEIHSRTLGQSPRDRARSAPRLHELASDSSQLSHRIANRLADSLITPFEADALHDLALTMSDLMYSLERTAELSAARGATAVPDVLLEAAQLIERGCELTVEAVWKLQAVKELEGYAQEMRRLRRHGDGLALRARTEVYARGGAAADLLRERDQVESVEASLRLLDELGRTADLLRVKAP, via the coding sequence GTGGCGTTCCGCTTGTTCTCCCGTCGCTTCGAGAGCTCCCTGCACGACCTCTTCAACGATCTCGCGCAGGTGCTGGTCGCCGGGGCGGAGATCCACTCGCGCACCCTCGGCCAGTCCCCGCGCGACCGGGCCCGCAGCGCCCCGCGCCTGCACGAGCTGGCGAGCGACTCCTCGCAGCTCTCGCACCGGATCGCGAACCGTCTGGCGGACTCGCTGATCACCCCCTTCGAGGCCGACGCCCTCCACGACCTCGCGCTGACCATGTCCGACCTCATGTACTCCCTCGAGCGCACGGCGGAGCTCTCTGCGGCGCGCGGCGCCACGGCCGTGCCCGACGTGCTGCTGGAGGCCGCGCAGCTCATCGAGCGCGGCTGCGAGCTGACGGTCGAGGCGGTCTGGAAGCTGCAGGCGGTCAAGGAGCTCGAGGGCTACGCCCAGGAGATGCGGCGCCTGCGCCGCCACGGCGACGGTCTGGCCCTGCGCGCCCGCACCGAGGTCTACGCGCGCGGCGGCGCGGCGGCGGATCTGCTGCGCGAGCGCGACCAGGTCGAGAGCGTCGAGGCGAGCCTGCGGCTGCTGGACGAGCTGGGACGCACGGCGGACCTGCTGCGCGTCAAGGCACCATAG
- a CDS encoding ROK family transcriptional regulator, protein MDSGGESAPCAASAPGAKDAPGAAGAPGAAGAAAERVPPRAPCSATAGEIYEHLVRYGPHARTDLARLLGLSGPTLTRVTRELLESGLLRELPPQMQTKGRPQQPLDVDEDHAVFIGVKITAQSVYAAVVTVRGTALEEVSRDLEDVEPATIIATALELCEPLLAAHPRVAGIGVGIGAQVDDDGAVASSAMLGWSEPVQLRAELEGRLGLPVTVSNDFHALLEGHAWFGIGRRHRSFAVITIGAGVGVGSVEDAEVHRGRTHLAGLTGTLPTITRDGRGVLLRQVASTAHILDAARARGVVGVPEADGGVGAGGAGGAGGAAGASEAQGLDALVHAARAGDPSALDVAADVAHAVAVAGAGLVGVLDPDALILGGEAVDLLRVGDEFDAALRAHLARVQRDVLVRFLPADFDDWTRGAAVIALRRFIGGRDDA, encoded by the coding sequence ATGGACAGCGGGGGAGAGTCAGCGCCGTGCGCGGCGAGCGCACCGGGTGCGAAGGACGCACCGGGCGCGGCGGGCGCACCGGGTGCGGCAGGCGCGGCCGCGGAGCGTGTGCCGCCGCGCGCCCCCTGCTCCGCGACCGCCGGCGAGATCTACGAGCACCTGGTCCGCTACGGCCCGCACGCCCGCACCGACCTCGCGAGGCTCCTCGGGCTCTCGGGGCCGACCCTGACCCGCGTCACCCGTGAGCTGCTCGAGAGCGGTCTGCTGCGCGAGCTGCCTCCGCAGATGCAGACCAAGGGCCGGCCGCAGCAGCCCCTCGACGTCGACGAGGACCACGCGGTCTTCATCGGCGTGAAGATCACCGCCCAGAGCGTCTACGCCGCGGTCGTCACCGTGCGCGGCACGGCGCTCGAGGAGGTCAGCAGGGATCTCGAGGACGTCGAGCCGGCCACGATCATCGCGACCGCGCTCGAGCTGTGCGAGCCGCTGCTCGCCGCCCACCCGCGGGTGGCCGGGATCGGCGTGGGCATCGGCGCGCAGGTCGACGACGACGGCGCCGTCGCCTCCTCCGCCATGCTCGGCTGGAGCGAGCCGGTCCAGCTGCGCGCCGAGCTCGAAGGGCGCCTGGGCCTGCCGGTGACGGTCAGCAACGACTTCCATGCCCTGCTCGAGGGGCACGCCTGGTTCGGCATCGGCCGACGCCACCGCTCCTTCGCCGTCATCACCATCGGCGCCGGTGTGGGCGTGGGCAGCGTCGAGGACGCCGAGGTCCACCGCGGCCGCACGCATCTCGCCGGACTCACCGGCACCCTGCCCACCATCACCCGCGACGGCCGCGGCGTGCTACTGCGCCAGGTCGCGAGCACCGCGCACATCCTCGACGCGGCGCGGGCGCGCGGCGTCGTCGGGGTGCCGGAGGCGGACGGTGGGGTCGGCGCCGGCGGCGCCGGCGGTGCCGGCGGAGCCGCTGGGGCATCGGAGGCACAAGGCCTCGACGCGCTCGTGCACGCGGCCCGCGCCGGCGACCCGTCCGCGCTCGACGTCGCGGCCGATGTCGCCCACGCGGTCGCGGTCGCGGGCGCCGGCCTCGTCGGCGTTCTCGATCCGGACGCCCTGATCCTGGGCGGCGAGGCCGTGGACCTCCTGCGCGTGGGCGACGAGTTCGACGCCGCCCTGCGCGCCCACCTCGCTCGCGTCCAGCGCGACGTGCTCGTGCGCTTCCTCCCCGCCGACTTCGACGACTGGACCCGCGGCGCCGCCGTGATCGCCCTGCGACGGTTCATCGGCGGACGCGACGACGCCTGA
- a CDS encoding Fpg/Nei family DNA glycosylase, whose product MPELPELDAAVAQIDRLLTSRRLHGADVAAISVLKTADPPLADLTGRELTGVSRRGKHLLLDLEGTSLVMHLARAGWLRHHAQAPAGAPGPRKGPLAVRMVWDDGSALDVTEQGTRKAVALWASANPEELETLARLGPEADALDEAAFRGICAGTHAHLKTVLTDQTLMAGIGSAWSDEVLHTARLSPFAAADGLDREAAQRLHAALREVLDRSAQGLRDLPLDRIKRAKKSLLRVHGRAGEDCPRCGTTIAEVSFAERSLQYCPTCQTGGRRLSDRRMDRLLR is encoded by the coding sequence ATGCCGGAACTGCCCGAGCTCGACGCCGCCGTCGCGCAGATCGACCGACTCCTCACCTCGCGTCGTCTGCACGGCGCGGACGTCGCCGCCATCAGCGTGCTGAAGACGGCGGACCCGCCGCTGGCCGATCTCACGGGCCGCGAGCTCACCGGCGTCAGCCGCCGCGGCAAGCACCTCCTGCTGGATCTCGAGGGGACCTCGCTGGTCATGCATCTGGCGCGCGCGGGCTGGCTGCGGCACCATGCGCAGGCCCCTGCGGGTGCGCCGGGACCGCGGAAGGGCCCTCTCGCGGTGCGCATGGTGTGGGACGACGGCTCCGCCCTGGACGTCACCGAGCAGGGCACCCGCAAGGCCGTCGCGCTGTGGGCCTCCGCCAACCCGGAGGAGCTGGAGACCCTGGCCCGCCTGGGCCCGGAGGCCGATGCGCTCGACGAGGCCGCGTTCAGGGGCATCTGCGCCGGGACCCACGCGCACCTGAAGACGGTCCTCACCGACCAGACCCTGATGGCCGGCATCGGCAGCGCCTGGTCCGACGAGGTCCTCCACACCGCGCGCCTCTCCCCCTTCGCCGCGGCCGACGGCCTGGACCGCGAGGCCGCGCAGCGTCTGCACGCGGCCCTGCGCGAGGTGCTGGACCGCTCCGCGCAGGGACTGCGGGACCTGCCGCTGGACCGCATCAAGAGGGCGAAGAAGTCGCTGCTGCGCGTGCACGGCAGGGCCGGGGAGGACTGCCCCAGGTGCGGGACGACGATCGCGGAGGTCTCCTTCGCCGAAAGGTCCCTGCAGTACTGCCCCACCTGCCAGACCGGCGGTCGGCGTCTGAGCGACCGTCGGATGGACCGCCTGCTGCGCTGA
- a CDS encoding DUF6157 family protein: MGSTNYIDTFIQVAEDCPVTTAVQPPLGNGSPTIAALQFALIAEHPYEFTSDDVLFDVHATRRSLDAEERPAAREAFFARSQACLRASPLPKKYGWGIHHDSEGRVALVPVGSAQYQALAADPHVQQRRAMRSRRG, from the coding sequence ATGGGATCCACGAACTACATCGACACCTTCATCCAGGTGGCGGAGGACTGCCCGGTCACGACGGCCGTGCAGCCGCCCCTCGGCAACGGCTCCCCGACGATCGCGGCGCTCCAGTTCGCCCTGATCGCCGAGCACCCCTACGAGTTCACCAGCGACGACGTCCTGTTCGACGTCCACGCCACCCGACGCTCACTCGACGCGGAGGAGCGACCCGCGGCGCGCGAGGCGTTCTTCGCGAGATCGCAGGCCTGCCTGCGTGCCTCACCGCTGCCCAAGAAGTACGGATGGGGCATCCACCACGACTCCGAGGGCCGTGTCGCCCTCGTGCCGGTCGGCTCCGCGCAGTACCAGGCGCTGGCCGCAGACCCGCACGTGCAGCAGCGCAGGGCGATGCGCTCCCGGCGCGGGTGA
- a CDS encoding M3 family metallopeptidase codes for MPSTPDADVTAASETAPTDLTGNPFAEPSTLPYGLPDFAAIRPEHFLPALRAGIAEQKALIAQVAADVEPPTFDSVIRPLEDGSPLLQRTLPVLFHLLGADGTEELQAIEAEIMPELTALEDSVWLDGRIFARVEDLERDADALDLSPEERHVLERTRLRFELRGAQLDPAQKARLGEVNQELSSLQTRFTQQTKADLHDAAVLVTDEAELAGLDDSQKEAARLAAEDAGKDGWLLTLILPTMQPLLASLTDRTVRERLYTASIERGTETWDLAKKIARLRAEKAHLLGFADFAELAVADRTAKTPSAVEEFLAQIAGPAVRNADREAERLAARAARDGIEELAPWDWSFYSELIRAEEFAVDQAELQPYFVLDRVLEDGVFRAAHDVYGLSFARREDLTPPHPLARIWEVTREDGSAVGLFIGDYFTRPTKRGGAWMNTLVDQSRHDGTLPIVMNTMNVSRPGEGRPAFVSLDEVGTMFHEFGHALHALLSDVENSFVAGTAVARDVVEFPSQVNEMWALREGIVEHYARHVETGEVVPAELLAKVRAAEQWNAGFRTLEHVAAVTLDWRWHRLSEDTHIGDPHAFEAAQLEDAGLAHPLIAPRYRTGYFQHTFSGGYASGYYSYLWAEAYDADAVAWYEEQLAEGISPREAGRRFASGILSIGGSRDLPEAYRAFRGRDRDARFLLERHGLV; via the coding sequence ATGCCCTCCACACCCGACGCCGACGTCACCGCCGCCTCCGAGACCGCCCCCACCGACCTCACCGGCAACCCCTTCGCCGAGCCCTCGACGCTGCCCTACGGCCTGCCGGACTTCGCGGCGATCCGCCCCGAGCACTTCCTGCCGGCGCTGCGCGCGGGGATCGCCGAGCAGAAGGCTCTGATCGCGCAGGTCGCCGCCGACGTGGAGCCGCCGACGTTCGACAGCGTGATCCGCCCCCTCGAGGACGGCTCGCCCCTGCTGCAGCGCACGCTGCCCGTCCTCTTCCACCTGCTGGGGGCCGACGGCACCGAGGAGCTGCAGGCCATCGAGGCGGAGATCATGCCCGAGCTGACCGCCCTCGAGGACTCGGTGTGGCTGGACGGGCGGATCTTCGCGCGGGTCGAGGACCTCGAGCGCGACGCCGACGCCCTGGACCTGAGCCCTGAGGAGCGGCACGTCCTCGAGCGGACGCGTCTGCGCTTCGAGCTGCGCGGCGCCCAGCTGGACCCGGCGCAGAAGGCCCGGCTCGGCGAGGTCAACCAGGAGCTCTCGTCCCTGCAGACCCGCTTCACCCAGCAGACGAAGGCCGACCTCCACGACGCGGCCGTGCTCGTGACCGACGAGGCGGAGCTCGCGGGCCTCGACGACTCCCAGAAGGAGGCCGCGCGCCTCGCGGCCGAGGACGCCGGGAAGGACGGCTGGCTGCTCACGCTGATCCTGCCCACGATGCAGCCGCTGCTGGCCTCCCTCACCGACCGCACGGTCCGCGAGCGCCTGTACACCGCGTCGATCGAGCGCGGCACCGAGACCTGGGACCTCGCGAAGAAGATCGCCCGCCTGCGCGCGGAGAAGGCCCACCTGCTGGGCTTCGCGGACTTCGCCGAGCTCGCGGTCGCCGACCGCACCGCGAAGACCCCGTCGGCCGTCGAGGAGTTCCTCGCGCAGATCGCCGGGCCTGCGGTGCGCAACGCCGATCGCGAGGCGGAGCGCCTGGCCGCGAGGGCCGCGCGCGACGGCATCGAGGAGCTCGCCCCGTGGGACTGGTCCTTCTACTCGGAGCTGATCCGCGCGGAGGAGTTCGCGGTCGACCAGGCCGAGCTGCAGCCCTACTTCGTGCTGGACCGCGTCCTCGAGGACGGCGTGTTCCGCGCCGCGCATGATGTCTACGGGCTCTCCTTCGCTCGCCGCGAGGACCTCACTCCCCCGCATCCGCTGGCCCGGATCTGGGAGGTGACCAGGGAGGACGGCTCCGCCGTCGGCCTGTTCATCGGCGACTACTTCACCCGGCCCACCAAGCGCGGCGGCGCCTGGATGAACACGCTCGTGGACCAGTCGCGCCACGACGGCACGCTGCCGATCGTCATGAACACGATGAACGTGTCGCGCCCCGGCGAGGGCCGGCCCGCGTTCGTGTCCCTCGACGAGGTCGGCACGATGTTCCACGAGTTCGGGCACGCCCTGCACGCGCTGCTCTCGGACGTGGAGAACTCGTTCGTGGCCGGCACGGCCGTCGCCCGCGACGTCGTCGAGTTCCCCAGCCAGGTCAACGAGATGTGGGCGCTGCGCGAGGGCATCGTCGAGCACTACGCCCGGCACGTGGAGACCGGCGAGGTCGTCCCGGCGGAGCTGCTGGCGAAGGTCCGCGCGGCCGAGCAGTGGAACGCCGGCTTCCGCACCCTCGAGCATGTGGCCGCGGTGACCCTGGACTGGCGCTGGCACCGCCTGAGCGAGGACACGCACATCGGCGACCCGCACGCCTTCGAGGCCGCGCAGCTCGAGGACGCGGGACTCGCGCATCCGCTGATCGCCCCGCGCTACCGCACCGGCTACTTCCAGCACACCTTCTCCGGCGGATACGCCTCCGGGTACTACTCCTACCTGTGGGCCGAGGCGTACGACGCCGACGCCGTCGCCTGGTACGAGGAGCAGCTCGCCGAGGGCATCTCCCCGCGCGAGGCGGGCCGACGGTTCGCCTCCGGCATCCTCTCGATCGGCGGCTCGCGCGACCTGCCCGAGGCATACCGGGCCTTCCGCGGCCGCGACCGCGACGCGCGCTTCCTGCTCGAGCGCCACGGGCTCGTCTGA